A portion of the Tiliqua scincoides isolate rTilSci1 chromosome 3, rTilSci1.hap2, whole genome shotgun sequence genome contains these proteins:
- the LOC136645537 gene encoding P2Y purinoceptor 2-like, protein MANFTLLVTLNASANSSDDCSAEDNIYKCKFNEEFKYILLPVSYGIVFVVGLCLNLLALYVFIFRIKTWNAATTYMFNLAVSDTLYVVSLPLLVYYYAMGDNWPFSVGLCKIVRFLFYTNLYGSILFLLCISAHRFMGICLPLKSLEWGQVRYARWVSAIVWAVVITCQAPVLVFVTTTPRCESITCHDTSAKEHFGQFVVYSTVMLVLMFCIPFLVIIVCYCMMAHKLLQPTHGVTRMSRSKKKSVKMIIIVLVVFIVCFLPFHVTRTLYYYFRTWDLSCETLNAINLAYKVTRPLASTNSCLDPILYFLAGQKFVRFSCPKTPAAGENQTGSGTTPNGHTRTRDHLALKAKGIVS, encoded by the coding sequence ATGGCCAACTTTACACTCCTGGTCACTTTGAACGCCAGTGCCAACTCCTCTGACGACTGCAGTGCAGAAGACAACATCTACAAGTGCAAGTTCAACGAGGAGTTCAAGTACATCCTTCTGCCGGTCTCCTACGGCATTGTGTTTGTGGTTGGCCTGTGCCTTAACCTGCTGGCCCTCTATGTCTTTATCTTCAGAATCAAGACCTGGAACGCCGCCACCACCTACATGTTCAACCTGGCCGTGTCCGACACTCTCTATGTGGTCTCGCTGCCACTCCTAGTGTACTACTATGCCATGGGGGACAACTGGCCCTTTAGCGTAGGCTTGTGCAAGATTGTGCGCTTCCTCTTCTACACCAACCTCTACGGTAGCATCCTTTTCCTGCTCTGCATCAGTGCCCATAGATTCATGGGCATCTGCCTCCCATTGAAATCTCTGGAATGGGGCCAAGTTCGTTACGCCCGTTGGGTGTCGGCTATTGTCTGGGCTGTCGTCATCACCTGCCAGGCCCCGGTGCTCGTTTTTGTCACCACCACTCCCAGGTGTGAGAGCATCACCTGCCACGATACGTCGGCTAAAGAACATTTTGGACAGTTTGTCGTCTACAGCACGGTGATGCTCGTCCTGATGTTCTGCATTCCCTTCCTGGTGATCATAGTGTGCTACTGCATGATGGCCCACAAGCTCCTGCAGCCCACCCATGGCGTCACCCGCATGTCTCGCTCCAAGAAGAAGTCGGTCAAGATGATTATCATCGTCTTGGTGGTCTTCATTGTTTGCTTCTTGCCTTTCCACGTCACCCGCACCCTGTATTATTACTTCCGTACCTGGGACCTGAGCTGTGAGACTCTCAATGCCATTAATTTGGCTTACAAAGTGACACGGCCATTGGCCAGCACCAACAGTTGCCTGGACCCCATCTTGTACTTCTTGGCAGGACAAAAGTTTGTGAGGTtttcctgccccaaaacaccggCAGCAGGTGAAAACCAAACAGGCTCAGGCACCACCCCAAACGGTCACACACGCACCAGAGACCATCTCGCTCTGAAAGCAAAGGGCATCGTCTCTTAG